A genomic window from Lotus japonicus ecotype B-129 chromosome 1, LjGifu_v1.2 includes:
- the LOC130727476 gene encoding uncharacterized protein LOC130727476 isoform X2, whose protein sequence is MASISGSQSGGKMVRPRRTARTGTPYARPAAAPAQPRSPNWLSRLVISPTRFIASGAGKILSTVLDLESSPDSSSSATSSPSSSSTDSTSEEVGPLDDENDNTFEGDDDALNKGLQPLDGNEKSKHVIEQLLMQESFSREEGDRLIKIIRSRVVDSPTVNGDVDKRTSDMAIRTLATSPDLSSAAVMEAKKWLQQKKSGIDSNSDLGHGSRSLNLVSSPQAPNGEGSPVDVAKLYMRARPPWASPSVDHNKPPTLSGIQLFKEETPHLFSGNSTSSSKLKRGSPATGSWSIQDEIRRVRSRATEEMLRTPSSKIDWSTFSMEHKNDVNSSAIENLGTSLGENAHNFTNLVDASASLATGLGSQAPSDLQNKMDGLQPKYVQADHPANFNSEQNQVSVAVEQTKGTQEDCREVTTSGLRDGSSDDLHRDSGLLKVNGISDTNGSNHQLHSVEETGEAHYHQKDPDLHRFGSATYKRRPRSTTSATESNDSAPASITSPTLDPPLVDLPISLRKALNSRLQDGNCLAFKEKVEAEDAVANGFSSFHAGQVIEENTKTLDNKPSAVDASQERTTEGVLEQEDCKQSMEMPGVVVNDPVAVKDDSTATGSQSQNSSSVQNEVQQKGSQATPTSIANRKGKRITRSTRKDRSRGVK, encoded by the exons ATGGCTTCCATTTCCGGATCTCAATCGGGCGGCAAAATGGTCCGACCCCGACGAACCGCCAGGACCGGAACCCCCTACGCCCGCCCCGCCGCCGCTCCGGCTCAGCCTCGGAGCCCTAACTGGCTTTCCCGTCTCGTCATCTCTCCCACTCGTTTCATTGCTTCCGGCGCCGGAAAGATTTTATCCACTGTTTTGGATCTCGAATCTTCCCCTGATTCTTCTTCCTCCGCTACTTCttctccctcttcttcttccactgATTCCACTTCTG AGGAAGTTGGTCCTCTGGATGATGAAAATGATAACACTtttgaaggtgatgatgatgcaTTGAACAAG GGGCTGCAGCCGTTAGATGGGAATGAGAAAAGCAAGCACGTGATTGAGCAGCTGCTTATGCAGGAGTCCTTCTCAAG GGAAGAAGGTGATCGGTTGATTAAAATAATAAGATCAAGAGTTGTGGATTCTCCTACAGTCAATGGTGATGTGGATAAGAGGACAAGTGATATGGCCATCAGGACTCTTGCAA CCTCACCTGATCTTAGTAGTGCGGCTGTTATGGAGGCAAAGAAATGGCTGCAGCAAAAGAAGTCAGGAATAGATTCAAATTCAGATTTAGGTCATGGAAGTCGTAGTTTGAATTTGGTCTCATCACCACAA GCTCCGAATGGTGAAGGATCTCCTGTGGATGTGGCTAAGTTATACATGCGCGCACGCCCTCCGTGGGCTTCTCCCTCCGTAGACCATAACAAGCCTCCAACACTGTCTGGAATTCAACTCTTTAAAGAAGAAACACCCCATCTATTCAGTGGCAACTCTACGTCATCCTCCAAG TTGAAAAGGGGTTCTCCTGCTACCGGGTCGTGGAGTATCCAGGATGAAATACGAAGAGTAAGATCCAGGGCTACAGAGGAGATGCTTAGGACACCCTCCTCCAAAATTGATTGGTCTACATTTTCTATGGAGCATAAGAATGATGTGAACTCTTCAGCGATTGAAAACCTAGGAACTAGTTTGGGAGAGAACGCCCATAATTTTACAAATTTAGTAGATGCATCTGCAAGCTTGGCCACTGGACTAGGTTCTCAGGCCCCTTCAG ATTTGCAGAATAAAATGGATGGGCTCCAACCCAAATATGTGCAGGCTGATCATCCAGCCAATTTCAATTCTGAACAGAATCAG GTCTCTGTAGCTGTTGAGCAAACCAAAG GTACTCAAGAGGACTGCAGAGAAGTAACTACTTCAGGACTAAGAGATGGGTCCTCAGATGATTTGCATAG GGATAGCGGTCTGCTTAAAGTCAATGGCATCAGTGACACAAATGGATCTAATCATCAACTACACTCTGTTGAAGAAACCGGAGAAG CTCATTACCATCAGAAAGATCCTGACTTGCACCGTTTTGGCAGCGCCACTTATAAGCGGCGACCACGTTCCACTACTTCTGCTACTGAGTCAAATGATTCAGCTCCCGCCTCAATTACCTCTCCCACTCTGGATCCACCTTTAGTTGACTTACCTATTTCCCTCCGTAAAG CTTTAAATTCTAGATTACAAGATGGAAACTGCTTAGCATTCAAAGAGAAGGTTGAAGCAGAAGATGCTGTGGCTAATGGGTTTTCCAG TTTCCACGCAGGACAGGTTATTGAAGAGAACACAAAAACATTGGATAACAAACCCAGTGCAGTTGATGCAAGTCAAGAGAGGACAACTGAGGGAGTTCTTGAGCAAGAGGATTGTAAGCAATCTATGGAGATGCCTGGTGTGGTTGTAAACGACCCTGTTGCTGTAAAAGATGACAGTACTGCCACTGGGTCACAGTCACAGAACAGTTCCAGTGTACAGAATGAGGTTCAACAGAAAGGTTCTCAGGCAACACCAACTAGTATTGCTAACCGGAAAGGTAAAAGAATTACTAGATCCACCAGAAAGGACCGAAGCAGGGGTGTCAAATGA
- the LOC130727476 gene encoding uncharacterized protein LOC130727476 isoform X5 yields the protein MASISGSQSGGKMVRPRRTARTGTPYARPAAAPAQPRSPNWLSRLVISPTRFIASGAGKILSTVLDLESSPDSSSSATSSPSSSSTDSTSEEVGPLDDENDNTFEGDDDALNKPLDGNEKSKHVIEQLLMQESFSREEGDRLIKIIRSRVVDSPTVNGDVDKRTSDMAIRTLATSPDLSSAAVMEAKKWLQQKKSGIDSNSDLGHGSRSLNLVSSPQAPNGEGSPVDVAKLYMRARPPWASPSVDHNKPPTLSGIQLFKEETPHLFSGNSTSSSKLKRGSPATGSWSIQDEIRRVRSRATEEMLRTPSSKIDWSTFSMEHKNDVNSSAIENLGTSLGENAHNFTNLVDASASLATGLGSQAPSDLQNKMDGLQPKYVQADHPANFNSEQNQVSVAVEQTKGTQEDCREVTTSGLRDGSSDDLHRDSGLLKVNGISDTNGSNHQLHSVEETGEALNSRLQDGNCLAFKEKVEAEDAVANGFSSFHAGQVIEENTKTLDNKPSAVDASQERTTEGVLEQEDCKQSMEMPGVVVNDPVAVKDDSTATGSQSQNSSSVQNEVQQKGSQATPTSIANRKGKRITRSTRKDRSRGVK from the exons ATGGCTTCCATTTCCGGATCTCAATCGGGCGGCAAAATGGTCCGACCCCGACGAACCGCCAGGACCGGAACCCCCTACGCCCGCCCCGCCGCCGCTCCGGCTCAGCCTCGGAGCCCTAACTGGCTTTCCCGTCTCGTCATCTCTCCCACTCGTTTCATTGCTTCCGGCGCCGGAAAGATTTTATCCACTGTTTTGGATCTCGAATCTTCCCCTGATTCTTCTTCCTCCGCTACTTCttctccctcttcttcttccactgATTCCACTTCTG AGGAAGTTGGTCCTCTGGATGATGAAAATGATAACACTtttgaaggtgatgatgatgcaTTGAACAAG CCGTTAGATGGGAATGAGAAAAGCAAGCACGTGATTGAGCAGCTGCTTATGCAGGAGTCCTTCTCAAG GGAAGAAGGTGATCGGTTGATTAAAATAATAAGATCAAGAGTTGTGGATTCTCCTACAGTCAATGGTGATGTGGATAAGAGGACAAGTGATATGGCCATCAGGACTCTTGCAA CCTCACCTGATCTTAGTAGTGCGGCTGTTATGGAGGCAAAGAAATGGCTGCAGCAAAAGAAGTCAGGAATAGATTCAAATTCAGATTTAGGTCATGGAAGTCGTAGTTTGAATTTGGTCTCATCACCACAA GCTCCGAATGGTGAAGGATCTCCTGTGGATGTGGCTAAGTTATACATGCGCGCACGCCCTCCGTGGGCTTCTCCCTCCGTAGACCATAACAAGCCTCCAACACTGTCTGGAATTCAACTCTTTAAAGAAGAAACACCCCATCTATTCAGTGGCAACTCTACGTCATCCTCCAAG TTGAAAAGGGGTTCTCCTGCTACCGGGTCGTGGAGTATCCAGGATGAAATACGAAGAGTAAGATCCAGGGCTACAGAGGAGATGCTTAGGACACCCTCCTCCAAAATTGATTGGTCTACATTTTCTATGGAGCATAAGAATGATGTGAACTCTTCAGCGATTGAAAACCTAGGAACTAGTTTGGGAGAGAACGCCCATAATTTTACAAATTTAGTAGATGCATCTGCAAGCTTGGCCACTGGACTAGGTTCTCAGGCCCCTTCAG ATTTGCAGAATAAAATGGATGGGCTCCAACCCAAATATGTGCAGGCTGATCATCCAGCCAATTTCAATTCTGAACAGAATCAG GTCTCTGTAGCTGTTGAGCAAACCAAAG GTACTCAAGAGGACTGCAGAGAAGTAACTACTTCAGGACTAAGAGATGGGTCCTCAGATGATTTGCATAG GGATAGCGGTCTGCTTAAAGTCAATGGCATCAGTGACACAAATGGATCTAATCATCAACTACACTCTGTTGAAGAAACCGGAGAAG CTTTAAATTCTAGATTACAAGATGGAAACTGCTTAGCATTCAAAGAGAAGGTTGAAGCAGAAGATGCTGTGGCTAATGGGTTTTCCAG TTTCCACGCAGGACAGGTTATTGAAGAGAACACAAAAACATTGGATAACAAACCCAGTGCAGTTGATGCAAGTCAAGAGAGGACAACTGAGGGAGTTCTTGAGCAAGAGGATTGTAAGCAATCTATGGAGATGCCTGGTGTGGTTGTAAACGACCCTGTTGCTGTAAAAGATGACAGTACTGCCACTGGGTCACAGTCACAGAACAGTTCCAGTGTACAGAATGAGGTTCAACAGAAAGGTTCTCAGGCAACACCAACTAGTATTGCTAACCGGAAAGGTAAAAGAATTACTAGATCCACCAGAAAGGACCGAAGCAGGGGTGTCAAATGA
- the LOC130727476 gene encoding uncharacterized protein LOC130727476 isoform X4, giving the protein MASISGSQSGGKMVRPRRTARTGTPYARPAAAPAQPRSPNWLSRLVISPTRFIASGAGKILSTVLDLESSPDSSSSATSSPSSSSTDSTSEEVGPLDDENDNTFEGDDDALNKGLQPLDGNEKSKHVIEQLLMQESFSREEGDRLIKIIRSRVVDSPTVNGDVDKRTSDMAIRTLASASPDLSSAAVMEAKKWLQQKKSGIDSNSDLGHGSRSLNLVSSPQAPNGEGSPVDVAKLYMRARPPWASPSVDHNKPPTLSGIQLFKEETPHLFSGNSTSSSKLKRGSPATGSWSIQDEIRRVRSRATEEMLRTPSSKIDWSTFSMEHKNDVNSSAIENLGTSLGENAHNFTNLVDASASLATGLGSQAPSDLQNKMDGLQPKYVQADHPANFNSEQNQVSVAVEQTKGTQEDCREVTTSGLRDGSSDDLHRDSGLLKVNGISDTNGSNHQLHSVEETGEALNSRLQDGNCLAFKEKVEAEDAVANGFSSFHAGQVIEENTKTLDNKPSAVDASQERTTEGVLEQEDCKQSMEMPGVVVNDPVAVKDDSTATGSQSQNSSSVQNEVQQKGSQATPTSIANRKGKRITRSTRKDRSRGVK; this is encoded by the exons ATGGCTTCCATTTCCGGATCTCAATCGGGCGGCAAAATGGTCCGACCCCGACGAACCGCCAGGACCGGAACCCCCTACGCCCGCCCCGCCGCCGCTCCGGCTCAGCCTCGGAGCCCTAACTGGCTTTCCCGTCTCGTCATCTCTCCCACTCGTTTCATTGCTTCCGGCGCCGGAAAGATTTTATCCACTGTTTTGGATCTCGAATCTTCCCCTGATTCTTCTTCCTCCGCTACTTCttctccctcttcttcttccactgATTCCACTTCTG AGGAAGTTGGTCCTCTGGATGATGAAAATGATAACACTtttgaaggtgatgatgatgcaTTGAACAAG GGGCTGCAGCCGTTAGATGGGAATGAGAAAAGCAAGCACGTGATTGAGCAGCTGCTTATGCAGGAGTCCTTCTCAAG GGAAGAAGGTGATCGGTTGATTAAAATAATAAGATCAAGAGTTGTGGATTCTCCTACAGTCAATGGTGATGTGGATAAGAGGACAAGTGATATGGCCATCAGGACTCTTGCAAGTG CCTCACCTGATCTTAGTAGTGCGGCTGTTATGGAGGCAAAGAAATGGCTGCAGCAAAAGAAGTCAGGAATAGATTCAAATTCAGATTTAGGTCATGGAAGTCGTAGTTTGAATTTGGTCTCATCACCACAA GCTCCGAATGGTGAAGGATCTCCTGTGGATGTGGCTAAGTTATACATGCGCGCACGCCCTCCGTGGGCTTCTCCCTCCGTAGACCATAACAAGCCTCCAACACTGTCTGGAATTCAACTCTTTAAAGAAGAAACACCCCATCTATTCAGTGGCAACTCTACGTCATCCTCCAAG TTGAAAAGGGGTTCTCCTGCTACCGGGTCGTGGAGTATCCAGGATGAAATACGAAGAGTAAGATCCAGGGCTACAGAGGAGATGCTTAGGACACCCTCCTCCAAAATTGATTGGTCTACATTTTCTATGGAGCATAAGAATGATGTGAACTCTTCAGCGATTGAAAACCTAGGAACTAGTTTGGGAGAGAACGCCCATAATTTTACAAATTTAGTAGATGCATCTGCAAGCTTGGCCACTGGACTAGGTTCTCAGGCCCCTTCAG ATTTGCAGAATAAAATGGATGGGCTCCAACCCAAATATGTGCAGGCTGATCATCCAGCCAATTTCAATTCTGAACAGAATCAG GTCTCTGTAGCTGTTGAGCAAACCAAAG GTACTCAAGAGGACTGCAGAGAAGTAACTACTTCAGGACTAAGAGATGGGTCCTCAGATGATTTGCATAG GGATAGCGGTCTGCTTAAAGTCAATGGCATCAGTGACACAAATGGATCTAATCATCAACTACACTCTGTTGAAGAAACCGGAGAAG CTTTAAATTCTAGATTACAAGATGGAAACTGCTTAGCATTCAAAGAGAAGGTTGAAGCAGAAGATGCTGTGGCTAATGGGTTTTCCAG TTTCCACGCAGGACAGGTTATTGAAGAGAACACAAAAACATTGGATAACAAACCCAGTGCAGTTGATGCAAGTCAAGAGAGGACAACTGAGGGAGTTCTTGAGCAAGAGGATTGTAAGCAATCTATGGAGATGCCTGGTGTGGTTGTAAACGACCCTGTTGCTGTAAAAGATGACAGTACTGCCACTGGGTCACAGTCACAGAACAGTTCCAGTGTACAGAATGAGGTTCAACAGAAAGGTTCTCAGGCAACACCAACTAGTATTGCTAACCGGAAAGGTAAAAGAATTACTAGATCCACCAGAAAGGACCGAAGCAGGGGTGTCAAATGA
- the LOC130727476 gene encoding uncharacterized protein LOC130727476 isoform X1: MASISGSQSGGKMVRPRRTARTGTPYARPAAAPAQPRSPNWLSRLVISPTRFIASGAGKILSTVLDLESSPDSSSSATSSPSSSSTDSTSEEVGPLDDENDNTFEGDDDALNKGLQPLDGNEKSKHVIEQLLMQESFSREEGDRLIKIIRSRVVDSPTVNGDVDKRTSDMAIRTLASASPDLSSAAVMEAKKWLQQKKSGIDSNSDLGHGSRSLNLVSSPQAPNGEGSPVDVAKLYMRARPPWASPSVDHNKPPTLSGIQLFKEETPHLFSGNSTSSSKLKRGSPATGSWSIQDEIRRVRSRATEEMLRTPSSKIDWSTFSMEHKNDVNSSAIENLGTSLGENAHNFTNLVDASASLATGLGSQAPSDLQNKMDGLQPKYVQADHPANFNSEQNQVSVAVEQTKGTQEDCREVTTSGLRDGSSDDLHRDSGLLKVNGISDTNGSNHQLHSVEETGEAHYHQKDPDLHRFGSATYKRRPRSTTSATESNDSAPASITSPTLDPPLVDLPISLRKALNSRLQDGNCLAFKEKVEAEDAVANGFSSFHAGQVIEENTKTLDNKPSAVDASQERTTEGVLEQEDCKQSMEMPGVVVNDPVAVKDDSTATGSQSQNSSSVQNEVQQKGSQATPTSIANRKGKRITRSTRKDRSRGVK, from the exons ATGGCTTCCATTTCCGGATCTCAATCGGGCGGCAAAATGGTCCGACCCCGACGAACCGCCAGGACCGGAACCCCCTACGCCCGCCCCGCCGCCGCTCCGGCTCAGCCTCGGAGCCCTAACTGGCTTTCCCGTCTCGTCATCTCTCCCACTCGTTTCATTGCTTCCGGCGCCGGAAAGATTTTATCCACTGTTTTGGATCTCGAATCTTCCCCTGATTCTTCTTCCTCCGCTACTTCttctccctcttcttcttccactgATTCCACTTCTG AGGAAGTTGGTCCTCTGGATGATGAAAATGATAACACTtttgaaggtgatgatgatgcaTTGAACAAG GGGCTGCAGCCGTTAGATGGGAATGAGAAAAGCAAGCACGTGATTGAGCAGCTGCTTATGCAGGAGTCCTTCTCAAG GGAAGAAGGTGATCGGTTGATTAAAATAATAAGATCAAGAGTTGTGGATTCTCCTACAGTCAATGGTGATGTGGATAAGAGGACAAGTGATATGGCCATCAGGACTCTTGCAAGTG CCTCACCTGATCTTAGTAGTGCGGCTGTTATGGAGGCAAAGAAATGGCTGCAGCAAAAGAAGTCAGGAATAGATTCAAATTCAGATTTAGGTCATGGAAGTCGTAGTTTGAATTTGGTCTCATCACCACAA GCTCCGAATGGTGAAGGATCTCCTGTGGATGTGGCTAAGTTATACATGCGCGCACGCCCTCCGTGGGCTTCTCCCTCCGTAGACCATAACAAGCCTCCAACACTGTCTGGAATTCAACTCTTTAAAGAAGAAACACCCCATCTATTCAGTGGCAACTCTACGTCATCCTCCAAG TTGAAAAGGGGTTCTCCTGCTACCGGGTCGTGGAGTATCCAGGATGAAATACGAAGAGTAAGATCCAGGGCTACAGAGGAGATGCTTAGGACACCCTCCTCCAAAATTGATTGGTCTACATTTTCTATGGAGCATAAGAATGATGTGAACTCTTCAGCGATTGAAAACCTAGGAACTAGTTTGGGAGAGAACGCCCATAATTTTACAAATTTAGTAGATGCATCTGCAAGCTTGGCCACTGGACTAGGTTCTCAGGCCCCTTCAG ATTTGCAGAATAAAATGGATGGGCTCCAACCCAAATATGTGCAGGCTGATCATCCAGCCAATTTCAATTCTGAACAGAATCAG GTCTCTGTAGCTGTTGAGCAAACCAAAG GTACTCAAGAGGACTGCAGAGAAGTAACTACTTCAGGACTAAGAGATGGGTCCTCAGATGATTTGCATAG GGATAGCGGTCTGCTTAAAGTCAATGGCATCAGTGACACAAATGGATCTAATCATCAACTACACTCTGTTGAAGAAACCGGAGAAG CTCATTACCATCAGAAAGATCCTGACTTGCACCGTTTTGGCAGCGCCACTTATAAGCGGCGACCACGTTCCACTACTTCTGCTACTGAGTCAAATGATTCAGCTCCCGCCTCAATTACCTCTCCCACTCTGGATCCACCTTTAGTTGACTTACCTATTTCCCTCCGTAAAG CTTTAAATTCTAGATTACAAGATGGAAACTGCTTAGCATTCAAAGAGAAGGTTGAAGCAGAAGATGCTGTGGCTAATGGGTTTTCCAG TTTCCACGCAGGACAGGTTATTGAAGAGAACACAAAAACATTGGATAACAAACCCAGTGCAGTTGATGCAAGTCAAGAGAGGACAACTGAGGGAGTTCTTGAGCAAGAGGATTGTAAGCAATCTATGGAGATGCCTGGTGTGGTTGTAAACGACCCTGTTGCTGTAAAAGATGACAGTACTGCCACTGGGTCACAGTCACAGAACAGTTCCAGTGTACAGAATGAGGTTCAACAGAAAGGTTCTCAGGCAACACCAACTAGTATTGCTAACCGGAAAGGTAAAAGAATTACTAGATCCACCAGAAAGGACCGAAGCAGGGGTGTCAAATGA
- the LOC130727476 gene encoding uncharacterized protein LOC130727476 isoform X3, with product MASISGSQSGGKMVRPRRTARTGTPYARPAAAPAQPRSPNWLSRLVISPTRFIASGAGKILSTVLDLESSPDSSSSATSSPSSSSTDSTSEEVGPLDDENDNTFEGDDDALNKPLDGNEKSKHVIEQLLMQESFSREEGDRLIKIIRSRVVDSPTVNGDVDKRTSDMAIRTLASASPDLSSAAVMEAKKWLQQKKSGIDSNSDLGHGSRSLNLVSSPQAPNGEGSPVDVAKLYMRARPPWASPSVDHNKPPTLSGIQLFKEETPHLFSGNSTSSSKLKRGSPATGSWSIQDEIRRVRSRATEEMLRTPSSKIDWSTFSMEHKNDVNSSAIENLGTSLGENAHNFTNLVDASASLATGLGSQAPSDLQNKMDGLQPKYVQADHPANFNSEQNQVSVAVEQTKGTQEDCREVTTSGLRDGSSDDLHRDSGLLKVNGISDTNGSNHQLHSVEETGEAHYHQKDPDLHRFGSATYKRRPRSTTSATESNDSAPASITSPTLDPPLVDLPISLRKALNSRLQDGNCLAFKEKVEAEDAVANGFSSFHAGQVIEENTKTLDNKPSAVDASQERTTEGVLEQEDCKQSMEMPGVVVNDPVAVKDDSTATGSQSQNSSSVQNEVQQKGSQATPTSIANRKGKRITRSTRKDRSRGVK from the exons ATGGCTTCCATTTCCGGATCTCAATCGGGCGGCAAAATGGTCCGACCCCGACGAACCGCCAGGACCGGAACCCCCTACGCCCGCCCCGCCGCCGCTCCGGCTCAGCCTCGGAGCCCTAACTGGCTTTCCCGTCTCGTCATCTCTCCCACTCGTTTCATTGCTTCCGGCGCCGGAAAGATTTTATCCACTGTTTTGGATCTCGAATCTTCCCCTGATTCTTCTTCCTCCGCTACTTCttctccctcttcttcttccactgATTCCACTTCTG AGGAAGTTGGTCCTCTGGATGATGAAAATGATAACACTtttgaaggtgatgatgatgcaTTGAACAAG CCGTTAGATGGGAATGAGAAAAGCAAGCACGTGATTGAGCAGCTGCTTATGCAGGAGTCCTTCTCAAG GGAAGAAGGTGATCGGTTGATTAAAATAATAAGATCAAGAGTTGTGGATTCTCCTACAGTCAATGGTGATGTGGATAAGAGGACAAGTGATATGGCCATCAGGACTCTTGCAAGTG CCTCACCTGATCTTAGTAGTGCGGCTGTTATGGAGGCAAAGAAATGGCTGCAGCAAAAGAAGTCAGGAATAGATTCAAATTCAGATTTAGGTCATGGAAGTCGTAGTTTGAATTTGGTCTCATCACCACAA GCTCCGAATGGTGAAGGATCTCCTGTGGATGTGGCTAAGTTATACATGCGCGCACGCCCTCCGTGGGCTTCTCCCTCCGTAGACCATAACAAGCCTCCAACACTGTCTGGAATTCAACTCTTTAAAGAAGAAACACCCCATCTATTCAGTGGCAACTCTACGTCATCCTCCAAG TTGAAAAGGGGTTCTCCTGCTACCGGGTCGTGGAGTATCCAGGATGAAATACGAAGAGTAAGATCCAGGGCTACAGAGGAGATGCTTAGGACACCCTCCTCCAAAATTGATTGGTCTACATTTTCTATGGAGCATAAGAATGATGTGAACTCTTCAGCGATTGAAAACCTAGGAACTAGTTTGGGAGAGAACGCCCATAATTTTACAAATTTAGTAGATGCATCTGCAAGCTTGGCCACTGGACTAGGTTCTCAGGCCCCTTCAG ATTTGCAGAATAAAATGGATGGGCTCCAACCCAAATATGTGCAGGCTGATCATCCAGCCAATTTCAATTCTGAACAGAATCAG GTCTCTGTAGCTGTTGAGCAAACCAAAG GTACTCAAGAGGACTGCAGAGAAGTAACTACTTCAGGACTAAGAGATGGGTCCTCAGATGATTTGCATAG GGATAGCGGTCTGCTTAAAGTCAATGGCATCAGTGACACAAATGGATCTAATCATCAACTACACTCTGTTGAAGAAACCGGAGAAG CTCATTACCATCAGAAAGATCCTGACTTGCACCGTTTTGGCAGCGCCACTTATAAGCGGCGACCACGTTCCACTACTTCTGCTACTGAGTCAAATGATTCAGCTCCCGCCTCAATTACCTCTCCCACTCTGGATCCACCTTTAGTTGACTTACCTATTTCCCTCCGTAAAG CTTTAAATTCTAGATTACAAGATGGAAACTGCTTAGCATTCAAAGAGAAGGTTGAAGCAGAAGATGCTGTGGCTAATGGGTTTTCCAG TTTCCACGCAGGACAGGTTATTGAAGAGAACACAAAAACATTGGATAACAAACCCAGTGCAGTTGATGCAAGTCAAGAGAGGACAACTGAGGGAGTTCTTGAGCAAGAGGATTGTAAGCAATCTATGGAGATGCCTGGTGTGGTTGTAAACGACCCTGTTGCTGTAAAAGATGACAGTACTGCCACTGGGTCACAGTCACAGAACAGTTCCAGTGTACAGAATGAGGTTCAACAGAAAGGTTCTCAGGCAACACCAACTAGTATTGCTAACCGGAAAGGTAAAAGAATTACTAGATCCACCAGAAAGGACCGAAGCAGGGGTGTCAAATGA